ATTCGCTATCGCAACAGCCGTTGGATCGATACCAACTACGGCCATCGGTGTCTTCTTTGGTGACTTGTTGACTGGGCAAACCCATCCGGGAATCGTGGTCGCAATGGTTGTGTGCGCACTGCTGGGAATCGGCGGATTAATACTCGACGCGCGCATGCCAGTTGCAGAAGCAGGTCAAGGCAAGACAGTAGACTAAATTGCATGTTAGCTGTCCACGCACGTTACCGAGGCCGCGCTACGAGGCGCGCAGAATTAGTTGAACGCTCCGCCGCTGCACTGTCTACGTTGGATGGAGTCGGTGAGTTTGAGTTCCTCGGCGTTGAAGATATTTGCGCCGATGTAGACACCGCCACAGCAGTGTGCGAGGTTGTCATGGCATTGCTTGCCGATGGCTCCTGGGCCATCTCCATTGGCGTCTCAGGCAGTGATGCTAAGAAGACTGCAACGGAGGGACTGAAACCAGCCGCACGTCCCGGTCAGGTCTATGCCACGGTAGAGCCCACTGTGGCTGCCGGCACGGGTTCGAAAGATGCAAAGGAGAAAGCCAAGAAGGACTCCGCGAATATTGTTTCGGCCTTCGCACTGTTGAGCTTCGTTCTTGGCAAGCGCACAGCCGAAGGCCGTGAAGCGACTTCTCTGGTTCGTTCAGGGCTGAATCAGAATGAGGCTGCCGAGGAATTGGGTATCTCTAAACAAGCGATGTCCCAGCGCCTCCAGGCCGCTGGCTGGGCGGCAGAGGGCGCCGGATGGCAGCTGGCAGTCAACCTCATTGCAGCGGCTGACTTGGACGCCTAAAGCCCCTACATCAGGTCGTGCTTGGAAAGCTCTGGTGTGGTCACGAAATCAACGAGCCGCTCGACTGCACCAATGAGAGTTGAATCCAGATCACGGAAGCTGTTGACCGAGTTATAGACCCGGCGCCAGCCTTCCTTGGGGTCAGACCAGCCCAGGCGTTCGCACACTCCCGTTTTCCAGTCCTCGCCGTAGGGAACCTCGGGCCAAGCTTTGATTCCAACAGCCTGGGGCTTAACCGCAGCCCAGATATCAATAAAGGGGTGACCAGTGACCAGGACATGCTCGCCTACGGTCTCGGTCATGCGGGTTTCTTTCGAGCCTTTCACCAAGTGATCGGCTAAGACACCAACACGGCGGTCTTTTTGCGGCTGGAATTCTGCGAGGCGTTCTTCAAGATTGTCCAGTCCCTCGAGGTATTCAACAACAACGCCTTCGACTCTAAGGTCATGACCCCAGACCTTTTCCACGATCGCGGCATCGTGAATGCCTTCTACCCAGATGCGCGATGGTGCAGCAACTTTAGCTTCGAGATTTTCCACTCTGCGTGAACCGGAGTTGGACTTAGTCTCCGTTTGTCGCGGCGCCACATAACGCTTCAGTGAGACTCGCTTGCCCTCGAGCAAGAATCCACCCTTAATGAGGTTAAATACGCGCTGTGCACCACGGCGGTCCTCCAAGCGGATCACGTCGCCATAAACGGTCTTATCAACGCCCATGACCGCACCAACGAAGTCATCGCCGAAGACTTCGACCACCATGCCAGGTTTTGCTGGCACCACCGGATATTCCACTGGCTTGCTTCGGGCATGCCCACCGAGAATATCGCCTGCATAAGGATCGCGGGAAGAAAAACTCATGCCGAGCATTTTATCGCTCTAACACTCGTCTATTAGACTGGCTCGCCATGGATGTGCGCGAACAGGTGTGGTCACCACTGCAAAATACTGCCTTATGGATCGGGGCGTGGCTTTATGGACACGAGCCAGCTGATGAAGCCCTA
This region of Corynebacterium casei LMG S-19264 genomic DNA includes:
- a CDS encoding DUF3097 domain-containing protein yields the protein MSFSSRDPYAGDILGGHARSKPVEYPVVPAKPGMVVEVFGDDFVGAVMGVDKTVYGDVIRLEDRRGAQRVFNLIKGGFLLEGKRVSLKRYVAPRQTETKSNSGSRRVENLEAKVAAPSRIWVEGIHDAAIVEKVWGHDLRVEGVVVEYLEGLDNLEERLAEFQPQKDRRVGVLADHLVKGSKETRMTETVGEHVLVTGHPFIDIWAAVKPQAVGIKAWPEVPYGEDWKTGVCERLGWSDPKEGWRRVYNSVNSFRDLDSTLIGAVERLVDFVTTPELSKHDLM